The following are encoded together in the Pectobacterium punjabense genome:
- a CDS encoding MFS transporter yields MNKPISFKHTFCYGSANLLGSGALAISGAWLMYFYTTFCGLTLVQAAAIFSVASIIDAISNPIMGYISDNFYNTRIGRLFGRRRFFILLGAPLVLVYPMLWVEGFGFWYYLATYVLFELIYTSIMVPYETLATEMTSDFKLRSKLTGSKAIFGKIANFLAAFIPGQFIAIYGKDSATPFFYTGLVYGAIMCAAMIALYMTSWERPVNEIVRESTSSLWQAMKKLSVDMVSTFRLRIFRKHLGMYLFGFGAEWLFASAFTYFIVFGLKQNTALVSHLNSFSSVMQLISTAAFIGICVKMGFARPFRLALMVVIVSVLAYAALYFTNWSEDMTIFVLFAITAVFGLSTGGIYYIPWTVYTFLADVDEVLTGRRREGIYAGAMTFAGKMVRSVIVFAMGWTLSQFGFVSGQSVQPESAVQAIVGVFSLGVIALALVAIYYTTQMKLDRKNHAILLEEIARIKAGGAIADVPAHARAVAEELTGWEYEKCWGNNPLGVQSEETKPQVATAQH; encoded by the coding sequence ATGAATAAACCAATCTCTTTTAAACACACCTTCTGCTACGGCAGCGCAAACCTGCTTGGCAGTGGCGCGCTCGCTATCAGCGGCGCATGGCTGATGTACTTTTACACCACATTTTGTGGGTTAACATTGGTTCAGGCTGCTGCTATTTTTTCTGTCGCCAGCATCATTGATGCTATCAGTAACCCTATCATGGGATACATCAGCGATAACTTCTACAACACCCGTATTGGTCGCCTGTTTGGCCGCCGACGCTTCTTTATTTTGCTAGGTGCACCGCTGGTACTGGTTTACCCCATGCTGTGGGTTGAGGGTTTTGGCTTCTGGTACTATCTGGCGACATACGTGCTGTTCGAGCTGATTTATACCTCGATCATGGTGCCGTATGAAACGCTGGCTACCGAGATGACTTCCGACTTTAAACTGCGCTCTAAGCTGACAGGTTCTAAAGCCATTTTCGGTAAAATCGCCAACTTCCTGGCAGCGTTCATTCCAGGGCAGTTTATTGCCATCTACGGTAAAGATTCTGCAACGCCATTCTTCTACACCGGACTGGTCTATGGTGCCATCATGTGTGCGGCAATGATCGCGCTGTATATGACATCCTGGGAGCGTCCGGTAAACGAAATCGTACGTGAAAGCACGTCCAGCCTGTGGCAAGCCATGAAAAAGCTGAGCGTGGATATGGTCTCTACCTTCCGCCTGCGTATTTTCCGCAAGCATCTGGGGATGTACCTGTTTGGCTTCGGCGCGGAATGGCTTTTCGCTTCCGCGTTTACCTACTTCATCGTCTTTGGTCTGAAACAAAACACGGCGCTGGTGTCACACCTCAACAGTTTCAGCTCCGTCATGCAGCTTATTTCTACCGCAGCCTTCATCGGTATTTGCGTGAAAATGGGCTTCGCACGACCGTTCCGTCTGGCACTGATGGTGGTGATTGTCAGCGTATTGGCCTATGCCGCGCTCTATTTCACAAACTGGTCAGAAGACATGACCATCTTCGTTCTGTTTGCGATTACCGCTGTATTTGGTCTGAGCACTGGTGGTATCTACTACATTCCCTGGACGGTTTATACCTTCCTGGCCGATGTGGATGAAGTCCTGACTGGACGTCGCCGTGAAGGCATTTACGCAGGTGCAATGACGTTTGCTGGCAAAATGGTGCGTTCCGTCATTGTCTTCGCGATGGGTTGGACGCTGAGCCAATTTGGGTTTGTCTCCGGGCAGTCAGTACAGCCGGAATCTGCCGTACAGGCGATTGTTGGCGTGTTCTCACTGGGCGTTATCGCTCTTGCGCTGGTTGCGATTTACTACACGACGCAGATGAAACTGGATCGTAAGAACCACGCCATTCTGCTGGAAGAAATTGCACGTATCAAAGCGGGTGGCGCCATTGCCGATGTACCCGCTCATGCTCGTGCAGTCGCAGAAGAGCTGACAGGTTGGGAATATGAGAAGTGCTGGGGCAACAACCCGTTAGGTGTTCAGTCAGAAGAGACGAAACCTCAGGTTGCAACGGCGCAACATTAA
- a CDS encoding AI-2E family transporter — translation MQLLNLKQARLLSFFFIMGGLFILLPLRLLACFIAGFLVYEIVNLLTPYFQRVISGKRARWIVVAVISTLVVSLLSLLFGSLVGLLMQEMKDTAAFNVRIGYILNDIQQQIVHYLPGYLPVSIEELQHELLQWVQAHIVMLQNMGKSFLHGFVTMLIGMVLGAIVSLYNVDQDTEKPLLKAELLRRVSLLSASFRNIVFAQVKISAVNTVLSAIFILGALPLCGIHLPFAKTLVVLTFVFGLLPVIGNLISNSIVFLSGLSLSLPIALVALVYLMLIHKLEYFLNAQIVGTRIKAHAWEILLAMLVFEAAFGLSGVIAAPIYYAYLKSELKEASLI, via the coding sequence ATGCAGTTACTGAACCTGAAACAAGCTCGCCTGCTGAGCTTTTTCTTTATCATGGGTGGCCTGTTTATATTGCTGCCTTTACGCTTGCTGGCCTGTTTCATTGCTGGCTTTTTGGTGTATGAAATTGTCAATTTGCTGACCCCCTATTTTCAACGGGTCATCAGCGGCAAACGCGCCCGTTGGATTGTAGTCGCAGTAATCAGCACGCTGGTAGTCAGCCTGCTGAGCTTATTGTTTGGCAGTCTGGTCGGGTTGTTGATGCAGGAAATGAAGGATACCGCGGCGTTCAACGTGCGTATTGGCTATATCCTTAATGATATCCAGCAGCAGATTGTTCACTACTTACCGGGATATTTGCCGGTCAGTATTGAAGAGCTTCAGCATGAGTTGCTGCAATGGGTTCAGGCACACATTGTGATGTTGCAGAACATGGGGAAAAGCTTCCTGCATGGGTTTGTGACGATGCTCATCGGTATGGTGCTTGGCGCGATTGTCTCGCTTTATAACGTCGATCAGGATACGGAAAAGCCACTGCTAAAAGCGGAGTTGCTGCGCCGTGTTTCACTGCTGTCGGCATCGTTTCGCAACATTGTTTTCGCTCAGGTAAAAATTTCTGCGGTTAACACGGTACTGTCCGCCATTTTTATTCTTGGCGCTCTGCCGCTGTGCGGTATTCATCTGCCGTTTGCCAAAACGCTGGTGGTGCTCACCTTTGTTTTTGGCCTGCTACCGGTTATCGGTAACCTGATCTCTAATTCGATCGTTTTTCTTTCTGGTTTATCCCTTTCGTTGCCGATAGCGTTGGTTGCGCTGGTGTATTTAATGCTGATTCACAAGCTTGAGTATTTCCTGAATGCACAAATAGTCGGGACGAGGATCAAGGCACACGCGTGGGAAATCCTACTGGCGATGCTGGTGTTTGAAGCGGCATTTGGTCTGTCCGGTGTGATTGCCGCGCCGATATACTACGCCTACCTGAAAAGTGAGTTGAAAGAAGCGTCACTGATTTAA
- a CDS encoding TonB-dependent siderophore receptor yields the protein MLLGFDYRRANTQSHDADLSPYNSAQYRFINDPIDIFNPVYGNYMLRDDQLSYHRSDRHQNGYYIQNQIKYDERLIFLLGGRYDQSKSRTQNEIMGIDSRTDDSKFTKSAGVMYLFDNGVSPYISYAESFLPIADYDASGRQYKPTMGKQTEVGVKYTPSGFNGYASAAVFNLNQVNILTTDINNPIRRVQAGEARSRGVELELSGEVYSGLSVTANYTYNKVETTQSGTVEEVGKRLAGLPLHSASAWAIYAFSGPLEGLTVGSGVRYVGSSFGDKIESRNLKVPAYTLWDAMIAYDFSKDWRLQVNATNLTNREYVSACDFWCYYGEGRNVSANVSYRW from the coding sequence CTGCTACTCGGGTTCGACTATCGTCGAGCCAATACACAAAGTCACGATGCTGATTTATCACCTTATAATTCAGCACAGTATCGGTTCATTAACGACCCGATTGATATTTTCAATCCAGTCTATGGCAACTATATGCTGCGTGACGATCAACTCTCTTACCATCGCTCCGACCGCCATCAGAATGGTTACTATATCCAGAATCAGATCAAATATGATGAACGGTTGATCTTCTTGCTGGGAGGGCGTTACGACCAGTCAAAATCACGCACGCAAAATGAAATTATGGGGATTGATTCCCGGACGGATGATTCCAAATTTACGAAGTCTGCGGGAGTGATGTATCTGTTTGATAATGGAGTTTCTCCTTATATCAGCTATGCGGAATCTTTCCTGCCTATCGCCGATTACGATGCATCAGGACGGCAATATAAACCGACGATGGGCAAGCAAACTGAGGTGGGCGTTAAGTACACCCCGAGTGGGTTTAACGGCTATGCTTCAGCTGCCGTTTTCAATCTGAATCAGGTCAATATCCTGACGACAGATATCAATAACCCTATTCGCCGGGTGCAAGCGGGTGAAGCACGCTCTCGTGGTGTTGAGTTAGAACTGAGTGGCGAGGTGTATTCCGGTCTTTCAGTGACAGCCAACTACACGTACAACAAAGTTGAGACAACGCAGTCTGGCACCGTGGAGGAAGTGGGAAAACGTCTGGCAGGTTTGCCGTTACATAGCGCTTCTGCATGGGCAATCTACGCTTTCTCTGGCCCACTTGAAGGGCTGACGGTAGGGAGCGGCGTACGTTACGTTGGGAGTTCATTCGGTGATAAAATTGAAAGTCGGAACTTGAAAGTCCCAGCTTATACGTTATGGGATGCGATGATCGCCTATGATTTCAGTAAAGACTGGCGATTGCAGGTTAATGCCACCAACCTGACAAACCGTGAGTATGTCAGTGCGTGCGATTTTTGGTGCTACTACGGCGAAGGCCGTAACGTTAGCGCGAATGTCAGCTATCGCTGGTAA
- a CDS encoding TonB-dependent siderophore receptor → MVKFRTHLLARTLRAGVLGASFASVLPVAVVYAASVQPYAVSSGPLNQVLNQFAQQAGVLLSYDPALVAGKRGAGLQGNYSVEQGFQQILGSSGLNAQFSADGSVTLVQRTASEPVPVSAPVAAKNDRIVVTAPPNTAMKLDVPISETPRAVAVVTDKQIEERGAQKIDQALRYSSGILATPYGPDNKAEWVTIRGFSDQSRFQNGLATLNEDGFYGQQIEPFGVERIEVLKGPASVLYGQNPPGGLVNVITKRPTRLPQGKVELEYGSNDYRHLAVDSAGPLNDDGSVLYRVVALARDTSGEMDFSKSKRFYLAPSVTFLGENTELTVLASYMDTKSDTTNGFKLPYGTLHGTPFGKVGYKTSLGEPGMNRHDTRQFNLGYEFTHHLNDTWTFHQNLNYAYLNLDLRNAYAISMVDERRADRGLTYRDGFAQNWATDNRLVG, encoded by the coding sequence ATGGTCAAATTTCGTACCCACCTGTTGGCGCGTACTTTACGTGCCGGGGTACTTGGGGCATCGTTTGCCTCAGTGCTGCCAGTGGCAGTGGTCTATGCTGCATCTGTCCAACCATACGCGGTGTCATCAGGTCCGCTTAATCAGGTACTCAATCAATTCGCACAACAGGCTGGTGTATTACTTTCTTACGACCCTGCATTAGTAGCAGGTAAACGTGGTGCGGGATTGCAGGGAAACTACAGCGTTGAGCAAGGTTTCCAGCAGATTCTTGGCAGCAGTGGCTTAAATGCACAGTTCAGTGCCGATGGCAGCGTGACGCTAGTACAGCGTACGGCGAGTGAACCAGTGCCAGTTTCAGCGCCTGTTGCTGCTAAAAACGATCGGATCGTTGTCACTGCACCACCGAATACCGCGATGAAGCTGGATGTACCTATTTCAGAGACGCCGCGTGCGGTTGCGGTTGTGACAGATAAACAGATCGAAGAGCGCGGAGCACAAAAAATCGATCAGGCGCTACGTTACAGCAGCGGGATTCTGGCTACGCCATATGGGCCGGATAATAAAGCCGAATGGGTGACTATTCGTGGATTTAGCGATCAATCCCGGTTCCAAAATGGCCTGGCTACGCTGAATGAAGATGGGTTCTATGGGCAGCAGATTGAGCCATTTGGCGTCGAGCGTATCGAAGTGCTGAAAGGCCCCGCCTCTGTTCTGTACGGGCAAAACCCACCGGGTGGCCTGGTTAACGTCATTACTAAACGACCAACGCGTTTGCCGCAGGGAAAAGTGGAGCTGGAATATGGCTCTAACGACTATCGCCATCTTGCCGTCGACAGTGCAGGTCCGTTGAATGATGATGGTTCGGTGCTGTACCGTGTTGTCGCGCTGGCACGTGATACCTCAGGAGAGATGGATTTCTCGAAGAGCAAACGTTTCTATTTAGCGCCAAGCGTTACGTTCCTTGGAGAAAATACGGAACTGACGGTGTTAGCCAGCTACATGGATACGAAGTCAGACACGACCAACGGTTTTAAGCTGCCGTACGGTACATTACATGGCACGCCGTTTGGCAAAGTTGGCTATAAAACGTCGCTGGGCGAGCCGGGTATGAACCGCCACGATACCCGACAGTTCAACTTAGGCTATGAGTTTACGCATCATCTGAACGACACCTGGACGTTCCACCAGAACCTGAACTATGCCTATCTGAATTTGGATCTGCGTAATGCTTATGCAATAAGTATGGTAGATGAACGCCGTGCCGACCGTGGGCTGACCTACCGCGACGGCTTTGCGCAAAACTGGGCTACCGATAACCGTCTCGTTGGCTAA
- a CDS encoding O-acetylhomoserine aminocarboxypropyltransferase/cysteine synthase family protein: MKLESLALHHGYESEATTKSAAVPIYQTTSYTFDDTQHGADLFDLKVAGNIYSRIMNPTNAVLEQRLAAIEGGIGALVLSSGMAAITYSLQALTQVGDNIVSTSQLYGGTYNLFAHTLPRQGVEVRMASFDDFTTLESLIDERTRAVFCESIGNPAGNIVDIAKIAEIAHRHGVPVIVDNTVATPVLCRPFEHGADIVVHSLTKYIGGHGTTIGGAIIDSGKFDWVANKARFPLLNEPDPSYHGVVYTDAFGPAAYIGRCRVVPLRNTGAALSPHSTFLLLQGLETLSLRIERHCSNAEALAGYLNQHPLVTWVNYGALPDSPYKANCDKITSGKASGIISFGIKGGKASGGHFIDALKMILRLVNIGDAKSLACHPASTTHRQLNAEELAKAGVSEDLVRISVGIEHIDDIIADVAQALEASQKN; encoded by the coding sequence ATGAAACTTGAATCCCTTGCGCTCCATCATGGTTATGAGTCTGAAGCGACAACGAAGTCCGCTGCTGTGCCGATTTATCAAACGACCTCTTACACCTTTGACGACACGCAGCACGGTGCCGATCTGTTTGATCTAAAGGTGGCAGGCAATATCTATAGCCGCATCATGAACCCGACGAACGCGGTGCTGGAGCAGCGCTTGGCGGCGATCGAAGGGGGAATTGGTGCGCTGGTGCTTTCATCCGGCATGGCGGCAATTACCTATTCGCTTCAGGCTCTCACGCAGGTTGGTGACAATATCGTCAGCACCAGCCAGCTGTATGGCGGCACCTATAACCTGTTTGCTCACACATTGCCGCGTCAGGGGGTTGAAGTACGGATGGCCTCTTTCGATGACTTTACAACGTTAGAATCGCTGATTGATGAGCGCACTCGCGCTGTTTTTTGCGAATCTATCGGGAATCCTGCGGGAAATATTGTAGACATTGCCAAAATTGCGGAGATTGCGCACCGCCACGGCGTCCCGGTGATTGTCGATAACACAGTGGCGACTCCTGTGCTGTGCCGGCCTTTTGAGCACGGTGCAGATATCGTTGTCCACTCGCTGACCAAATATATTGGCGGTCATGGCACCACGATCGGCGGTGCGATTATCGATTCTGGCAAGTTTGACTGGGTCGCGAATAAAGCGCGTTTCCCGTTATTAAATGAACCCGATCCTTCTTACCACGGAGTGGTGTACACCGATGCTTTCGGTCCGGCAGCCTATATTGGGCGTTGCCGCGTGGTGCCTTTGCGCAACACGGGGGCGGCGCTTTCTCCTCACAGCACGTTTCTGTTGTTGCAGGGATTGGAAACCCTCAGCCTGCGCATCGAACGCCATTGCAGCAATGCGGAGGCGCTGGCTGGCTATCTGAATCAGCATCCGCTGGTGACGTGGGTGAACTATGGCGCGTTGCCGGATAGCCCATACAAAGCGAACTGCGACAAAATTACCTCAGGTAAGGCATCTGGGATTATCAGCTTTGGTATTAAAGGCGGGAAAGCGTCGGGTGGTCATTTTATTGATGCACTGAAGATGATCTTACGACTGGTTAATATTGGTGATGCCAAATCGCTTGCGTGTCATCCTGCAAGTACGACACATCGGCAACTGAATGCGGAAGAGCTGGCGAAAGCGGGAGTGAGTGAAGATTTGGTTAGAATTTCAGTGGGTATCGAGCACATTGACGACATCATCGCTGATGTGGCGCAGGCGCTGGAAGCCTCGCAGAAAAATTAA
- a CDS encoding mannitol dehydrogenase family protein, translating into MTDKIKNIATCELPGTVQFPHYDRQALKPRIVHIGFGAFHRAHQALLTDRVLNRVGGDWGICEVVLFSDDTMINALRQQDHLFTVLEKAATGNQPIVVGAVCESLHAKIEGIDAIIEKLAAPETAIVSLTITEKGYCMDGASGKLDRTNKLIQQDLADPRHPASVPGLLAEALRLRHERGIAPFTVLSCDNVPENGKTAKAAVLESAGINDQNLIDWINANVSFPNTMVDRIVPAATPEALQEIADHLGVADPCAIACEPFIQWVIEDRFTAGRPEWEKAGVQLVHDVLPFEEMKLRMLNGSHSFLAYLGYLAGYDHVSDCMNDENYRRAVSHLMLLEQAPTLSVVDIDLKDYAVQLLTRFSNPALKHRTWQIAMDGSQKLPQRMLESLRWHVRNGGDYRALALGIAGWMRYVSGKDDAGNPIEIRDPLADKLGHIVAETSDSAERVSAFLNIRSIFGEDLPANHDVFNAIAQAYLKLRDHGAQNTVAALVQDIK; encoded by the coding sequence ATGACTGATAAAATAAAAAATATCGCCACCTGCGAACTACCCGGTACCGTTCAATTCCCCCACTACGATCGCCAGGCGCTGAAGCCGCGTATCGTCCATATCGGTTTTGGCGCTTTTCATCGCGCTCATCAGGCGCTGCTCACCGATCGCGTACTGAATAGGGTGGGAGGTGACTGGGGGATTTGTGAAGTTGTGCTATTCAGCGACGACACCATGATCAACGCACTTCGTCAGCAGGATCATCTGTTTACCGTGCTGGAAAAAGCCGCAACGGGCAATCAACCCATTGTCGTCGGTGCCGTATGCGAATCGTTACATGCCAAAATAGAAGGCATTGACGCCATTATTGAGAAACTCGCGGCGCCAGAAACGGCCATCGTTTCCCTGACGATTACCGAAAAAGGCTATTGCATGGACGGTGCGAGCGGCAAGCTGGATCGTACCAATAAACTGATTCAGCAGGATCTTGCCGATCCACGCCATCCCGCCTCCGTACCGGGGTTACTGGCGGAAGCGTTGCGCTTGCGCCACGAACGTGGGATTGCACCGTTCACCGTACTCTCCTGTGATAACGTGCCAGAGAATGGCAAAACGGCCAAAGCCGCCGTGCTGGAATCCGCGGGGATCAACGATCAAAACCTGATCGATTGGATCAACGCTAATGTTTCCTTCCCCAACACAATGGTGGATCGCATTGTCCCTGCTGCGACGCCTGAAGCGTTGCAGGAAATTGCCGATCACCTTGGCGTCGCCGATCCCTGCGCGATAGCCTGTGAGCCCTTTATTCAATGGGTAATTGAAGATCGCTTCACTGCCGGACGTCCAGAGTGGGAAAAGGCGGGCGTACAACTGGTGCATGATGTCCTGCCGTTTGAGGAAATGAAGCTGCGCATGTTGAACGGCAGCCACTCATTTTTAGCCTATCTTGGCTATCTCGCCGGGTATGATCACGTCAGCGATTGTATGAATGATGAGAACTATCGCCGAGCCGTGTCCCACCTGATGTTGCTAGAGCAGGCACCGACGCTCAGCGTGGTAGATATCGATCTGAAAGACTACGCCGTTCAACTACTTACCCGCTTTTCCAATCCGGCACTCAAGCATCGAACCTGGCAGATCGCGATGGACGGTTCACAGAAGCTGCCTCAACGTATGTTGGAATCCTTGCGTTGGCATGTGCGCAATGGCGGAGACTATCGCGCTCTAGCCCTGGGGATCGCAGGCTGGATGCGCTATGTCAGCGGAAAAGATGATGCAGGTAACCCAATCGAAATTCGCGATCCGCTAGCTGACAAGCTCGGACACATCGTTGCGGAAACCTCAGATAGTGCCGAGCGGGTCAGTGCGTTTCTCAATATTCGCTCTATTTTCGGCGAGGATCTGCCAGCAAACCACGATGTATTTAACGCCATCGCACAGGCTTATTTGAAGCTGCGCGATCACGGTGCCCAAAACACCGTGGCTGCACTGGTACAAGACATTAAATAA
- a CDS encoding L,D-transpeptidase family protein: protein MSIRAIFTLVFAAAAFSQAAFAVVYPLPAANSRLVGENIEITIPEDSTQPLEHFAAQFQMGLSNMMEANPDADVYLPVPGSKMVIPHQLILPDAPREGIVINSAEMRLYYYPKGSKTVVVLPIGIGELGKDTPINWTTSVQRKKAGPTWTPTAKMHAEYAARGETLQKVFPAGPDNPMGLYALYIGNLYAIHGTNANFGIGLRVSHGCVRLRADDIKYLFNTVPVGTRVQFINEPVKATVEPDGSRYVEVHNPLSRTVEEFHSDSPAPISMTPKVSKVLADASVNTSEVDQAIQRRSGMPTKINGLIEQATPAIPVESVAAPITPEAQPQDSLNADQNTAPVESQATTAEANASRS from the coding sequence ATGAGTATTCGCGCGATCTTTACTTTAGTTTTTGCAGCTGCCGCATTCAGCCAGGCCGCTTTTGCCGTTGTTTATCCCCTGCCCGCGGCTAATAGCCGACTGGTAGGCGAGAATATCGAAATCACCATACCGGAAGATAGCACGCAGCCGTTGGAGCATTTTGCCGCACAGTTCCAAATGGGACTAAGCAACATGATGGAAGCCAACCCAGATGCGGACGTCTACCTGCCCGTTCCCGGCAGTAAAATGGTGATCCCTCATCAGTTAATTCTGCCAGATGCACCGCGTGAAGGCATTGTCATCAACAGCGCAGAAATGCGTCTGTATTACTACCCGAAAGGCTCCAAGACCGTGGTCGTACTGCCTATCGGTATTGGCGAATTGGGTAAAGATACGCCGATTAACTGGACAACCTCCGTTCAGCGCAAGAAAGCAGGTCCAACCTGGACGCCAACCGCCAAAATGCACGCAGAATATGCGGCACGCGGTGAAACGCTGCAAAAAGTATTCCCAGCAGGCCCAGATAACCCAATGGGACTGTATGCACTGTACATCGGTAACCTGTACGCCATCCACGGCACCAACGCCAATTTCGGTATTGGCTTACGCGTAAGCCACGGCTGTGTGCGTCTGCGTGCTGATGATATTAAATATCTATTCAACACTGTTCCGGTCGGTACACGTGTTCAGTTCATCAATGAACCAGTGAAAGCCACCGTTGAGCCAGATGGTTCACGTTATGTCGAAGTTCACAATCCGCTGTCCCGTACGGTAGAAGAATTCCATTCTGATTCTCCAGCACCGATCAGCATGACGCCAAAAGTGAGCAAAGTTCTGGCTGATGCCAGCGTGAACACCAGTGAAGTGGATCAGGCAATTCAGAGACGTTCTGGTATGCCGACCAAAATCAATGGTCTGATCGAACAAGCCACGCCTGCCATTCCGGTTGAATCTGTTGCTGCGCCAATCACTCCAGAAGCACAGCCGCAAGATAGCCTTAATGCGGACCAAAATACCGCGCCAGTTGAGTCACAAGCGACGACGGCAGAGGCCAACGCCAGCCGTTCGTAA
- a CDS encoding FecR domain-containing protein has product MISSITSSIPKDVLYAAAEWYATLYDEDCSEYDRQTWQRWLHQDDSHRLAWLQVEQIHARFHAVDSQLASSVLSKRGEERRRMLKLLVIASLTGGVGFSLPWESYAADYRTGTGETRELSIEKGMTLWLNTDSSLNQQGNPALSQPLTFQLIKGELMLDNQTAHAVRLTTPHGDLAAAAHACQLALRYTSAHSVLSVFRGEVLLQTAVPAAQRVVAGQQVIFTRDRCSEPAPVESFRQSWRKGQLVADSMPLGQFINEISRYHNGYFHVDSAVVNLRISGVFPLQETERLLDALTRTLPVKVTRRFSWWIDIRPS; this is encoded by the coding sequence ATGATTTCTTCTATCACTTCCTCTATCCCGAAAGACGTTCTTTATGCTGCCGCAGAGTGGTATGCCACGCTGTATGACGAAGACTGTTCTGAATACGATCGTCAGACATGGCAGCGTTGGTTACATCAAGATGACTCCCATCGTCTTGCCTGGCTGCAGGTTGAACAGATTCATGCCCGTTTCCATGCGGTAGACAGTCAATTAGCCTCCTCGGTGCTGAGTAAGCGCGGCGAAGAACGTCGGCGTATGCTCAAGTTGTTGGTGATTGCTAGTCTCACCGGTGGCGTAGGCTTTAGTCTGCCGTGGGAAAGCTATGCTGCGGATTACCGTACCGGTACGGGAGAAACCCGTGAACTTAGCATCGAAAAGGGCATGACCCTCTGGCTCAATACGGATTCGTCATTGAATCAACAGGGTAACCCCGCGTTGTCTCAGCCGCTGACGTTTCAATTGATCAAAGGTGAGCTGATGCTGGATAACCAAACGGCCCATGCAGTCAGGTTGACCACGCCACATGGCGATCTCGCTGCTGCGGCGCACGCCTGCCAATTGGCACTACGCTATACGTCCGCCCACAGCGTGCTCTCTGTTTTTCGCGGTGAGGTTTTGCTACAAACGGCAGTGCCTGCCGCGCAGCGCGTAGTCGCTGGGCAGCAGGTTATTTTTACCCGTGACAGGTGCAGCGAACCTGCACCCGTTGAGAGTTTCCGCCAGAGCTGGCGCAAAGGGCAACTGGTGGCGGACAGCATGCCGCTAGGGCAGTTCATCAATGAAATTTCCCGTTATCACAATGGGTATTTTCATGTTGATTCTGCTGTTGTGAATCTACGAATTTCGGGCGTTTTTCCACTACAAGAGACCGAGCGCTTGCTTGATGCACTGACACGGACGTTACCCGTGAAGGTGACAAGGCGTTTTTCCTGGTGGATTGATATCCGCCCGAGCTAA
- a CDS encoding sigma-70 family RNA polymerase sigma factor: MKSPTAVCPNQPETLSVQQIYHDHHAWLQAWLRRRLGCSQQAADLAQDTFLRLIYQHQTDRIREPRAWLTTVAHGLMVNHWRRKDIEHAYLQVLAEQEFTFSPSLEQQAMVVDALLAIEQMLSTLPGKVRQAFLLVHLDGLTYRQVAEQLAVSERMVKKYMAQAMLNCLLCQDL; the protein is encoded by the coding sequence GTGAAGAGTCCCACTGCTGTCTGCCCGAATCAGCCTGAAACTTTAAGCGTTCAGCAAATTTATCATGACCACCATGCTTGGTTGCAGGCATGGTTGCGTCGGCGTTTGGGGTGTTCACAGCAGGCTGCGGATTTGGCACAGGATACGTTTCTACGTTTGATCTACCAGCATCAGACCGATCGCATCCGCGAACCGCGCGCCTGGCTGACGACCGTGGCTCATGGGTTGATGGTGAATCACTGGCGACGTAAAGATATCGAGCATGCCTATCTTCAGGTGCTGGCAGAGCAGGAATTTACCTTTTCGCCCTCATTGGAACAGCAGGCTATGGTGGTTGATGCGTTGCTGGCTATAGAACAGATGCTATCGACGTTACCGGGTAAAGTACGTCAGGCATTTTTGCTGGTGCATCTTGACGGTTTGACCTATCGGCAGGTGGCTGAACAATTAGCCGTTTCCGAGCGGATGGTGAAAAAATATATGGCACAGGCAATGCTGAATTGTCTATTGTGTCAGGACTTATGA